From the genome of Streptomyces sp. NBC_00523:
GCGCCGGGAGCGGGCCCGCGTCGTCGTGCGCGAGGAGACGGGCGAAGTCGTCCTCGATGACGAAGGCCCCCGCCTCCCGGGCGATCCGGACGACCTCGGGGCGCCGGGCCGGTGAGAGCACGGTGCCCGTCGGGTTCTGGAACAGCGGCTGGCAGACGAAGACGCGGGCCCCGGTCGCCCGGAAGGCGGCGGCGAGCAGGTCGGGCCGGACGCCCTCGGAGTCCACCGGGACCGGCACCGGCCGCAGCCCGGCCGCGCGGGCCGCCGCCAGCATGCCGGGGTACGTGGGCGACTCGACCAGCACCGGCGCGCCCGGCGGGGCGAGGGCGCGCAGCGCGGTGGCCAGGGCGCTCTGCCCGCCCGCGGTGATCAGCACATCGGCGGCGCCGAGCGAGGGCCCGATGTCGCGGGCGAACCAGGCGCGCAGCTCGGTGAGCCCGTCGACCGGCGGGCGGCTCCACGCGCCCGGGCGGCGGCCGGCCCGGGCCAGGGCGGCGGCCAGGGCCCGTTCGGGCTGGAGCGAGGCGTGCAGATAGCCGCCGTTGAGCTCGATGACCCCGGTGGGCGGGGGGACGAGGCTGACCAGGAGGCCGGACGCGTCGACGCTGCGGGGCACCGCCTCCGGGGAGCCGTCACCGCTGAGCGAGACCTCCTGCCAGGAGGTGTCACCGGCCGGGGGCGCCGGACGGGCGGAGGACTGGGCCCGGTAGGCGCCGGAACCGGGGCGGGTGACGACCAGCCCTTCGGCGGCGAGCTGGGCCACGGCCCGCGACACGGTCACGGGACTGGCCCGGAAGCGCTCGACCAGGGCCCGGCTGGACGGCAGCTTCTCACCCGGTGAGTAGCGGTCCAGCTCAGACCGCAGGGCTGTGACGAGTTCCGCCACGCTGCTACGCTCATGCATGAGAGCAGAGAGTAGCGCTACTGCGCCCAACACGATAGCGGTCGCACCCTCCAGCAGTCTCCCGCGCCCGTCCGCTCCGGCTTCCGTCCCGGCCCGCCGGGGCACGCTGCTCGCGCTGCTGGGCGTGGTGACGTTCTCGCTGACCTTTCCCTCCACCGCCTGGGGCCTGGAGAGCTTCGGCCCCTGGTCCCTGGTCGCGCTGCGCAGCCTGCTCGCGGCGGTGCTGTCCGGCGGTTTCCTCCTCGCGGCCCGGGTGCGGGTGCCGGCCCGGGAGCACTGGGCGGGGCTCGCCGTCGTGGCCGGCGGGGTGGTGGTCGGCTTCCCGCTGCTGACGACGCTGGCGCTGCGGACGTCCACGACCTCGCACGCCGCGGTGGTCGTGGGGCTGCTCCCGCTGACCACGGCGATCTTCTCCTCGCTGCGGACCGGGGCGCGCCCGCCCCGCGCCTTCTGGGCGGCGGCGGTGGCCGGGGCGGCCGTGGTGATCGCCTTCACCGTCGCGCAGAGCGGCGGGGCGCTGTCGGCCGGGGACCTCTTTCTGTTCGGCGCGCTGCTGGTGTGCGCGGCCGGATACACGGAGGGCGGCAGGCTGGCGAAGGTGATGCCGGGCTGGCAGGTGACCGGCTGGGCGCTGATCCTCACCCTGCCGCTCAACCTCGCGGGCGCCGCCGTCGCGCTGGCGTACGAGCCGGTGCGGCTCGGCGTGCACGGGGTCGTCGGTCTGGTCTGGGTGGCGGCCGGCTCCACGTTCCTCGGGCTGTACGTCTGGTACCGGGGCATGGCCGAGATCGGGGTCGCCCGGGCCAGCCAGCTCCAGCTCGCCCAGCCGCTGCTGACGCTGTTCTGGTCGTTCTTCCTGCTGGACGAGGAGGTCGCGGCGGCGGCCCCGGCGGCGGCCGTCGCGGTCCTGGTCTGCATCGCGCTCACCCAGCGCGCGACGCGGACCCGGTCCTAGACTGGTCAGCAGCACGGCACCGCACGCCACCCGCGAGGAGGTCACTCCCAATGGAGGCACACAAGGGCGATCGGCTGCTGACGCACGGCAGGACCGTGGGGCAGCACGACCGGGTCGCGGAGATCGTGGAAGTGCTCGGGGACCGGGGCACTCCCCCGTTCCGCGTCCGCTTCGAGGACGGACACGAACATCTGCTCGCACCGGGCCCCGACACCGTCGTCGAGCACACGGGCTGCACGGCGGGCCGGGACGCGGACATCACGTAGATCTCAACGCGGCGGCCTCGCGCGGGACCGGTAGTGGTCGGCGACCACCCGGTCCATCGCGCCGATCCGGTCCGCCGCCACGCTCTTCGCCGAGAAGTACGCGTGGCCGCGGACTTGGTCGTGCCGGGCGGCGAGGTCGATGTGGCGGGACAGCTCCGCCGGGTCCTGCCAGGCGGCCGGCTGGGCCGGGTCGCCGCATTTGTACAGGGCCTCGCCGATGAACAGGTCGACGCCTGTCCCGCGCACCGTGTCGGACCACCACGGCACGAGCTCCGCGTAGTCGGCGGCGGCGTTGCCGATGTGCCAGTACAGCTGCGGGACGACGTAGTCCAGCCAGCCCTTCTTGATCCAGCCGCGCGTGTCCGCGTACAGATCGTCGTACGTCTGCACCCCCGCCCTCGTCCGCGAGCCCGCCGGGTCCGTGTCCGCGTTGCGCCAGACGCCGAACGGGCTGACCCCGAAGCGGACGCCGGGCTTCAGCGCCTTGACGCGCTCGGACATCTCGCGCACCAGCCGGTCCGTGTTGTCGCGGCGCCAGGCGGCCCGGTCCGGGAAGCCGGCGCCGTACTTCTCGTAGGCGTCGCCGTCCGCGAAGCTCTGGCCGGCCACCGGGTACGGGTAGAAGTAGTCGTCCCAGTGCACGGCGTCGACGTCGTAGCGGCGGACCGCGTCGAGCATCGCGTCCTGGACGAAGGCGCGGACCTCGGGCAGGCCCGGGTTGTAGTAGAGCTTGCCGCCGTACGGGAGCACCCAGCCGGGATTGCGGCGCGCGGGGTGGGAGGCGGTCAGCCGGGACGGATCGGTGTGGTTGGCGACCCGGTACGGATTGAACCAGGCGTGCAGCTCCAGGCCCCGGTCGTGCGCCTCCCGCACGGCGGTGCCCAGCGGGTCCCAGCCGGGATCCTTGCCCTGCGTCCCGGTCAGACACTCGGCCCACGGCTCGTACGCCGAGGGCCACAGCGCGTCGGCGGTCGGGCGGACCTGG
Proteins encoded in this window:
- a CDS encoding aminotransferase-like domain-containing protein — translated: MHERSSVAELVTALRSELDRYSPGEKLPSSRALVERFRASPVTVSRAVAQLAAEGLVVTRPGSGAYRAQSSARPAPPAGDTSWQEVSLSGDGSPEAVPRSVDASGLLVSLVPPPTGVIELNGGYLHASLQPERALAAALARAGRRPGAWSRPPVDGLTELRAWFARDIGPSLGAADVLITAGGQSALATALRALAPPGAPVLVESPTYPGMLAAARAAGLRPVPVPVDSEGVRPDLLAAAFRATGARVFVCQPLFQNPTGTVLSPARRPEVVRIAREAGAFVIEDDFARLLAHDDAGPLPAPLAADDPDGVVVHSRSLTKAASPSLRVGALAARGPALERLRSIQVVDSFFVPRPLQEAALELVGSPAWARHLRAVSAELGARRTAMTAALRTALPGLGLPHIPSGGGYLWLTLPGSEAGTDESAMVQEALRAGVAVAPGRPYFSAEPPAPHIRLSFASVAGPPEIAEGVRRLRTAWEGTPAALIPTRA
- a CDS encoding DMT family transporter, whose product is MRAESSATAPNTIAVAPSSSLPRPSAPASVPARRGTLLALLGVVTFSLTFPSTAWGLESFGPWSLVALRSLLAAVLSGGFLLAARVRVPAREHWAGLAVVAGGVVVGFPLLTTLALRTSTTSHAAVVVGLLPLTTAIFSSLRTGARPPRAFWAAAVAGAAVVIAFTVAQSGGALSAGDLFLFGALLVCAAGYTEGGRLAKVMPGWQVTGWALILTLPLNLAGAAVALAYEPVRLGVHGVVGLVWVAAGSTFLGLYVWYRGMAEIGVARASQLQLAQPLLTLFWSFFLLDEEVAAAAPAAAVAVLVCIALTQRATRTRS
- a CDS encoding DUF1918 domain-containing protein — encoded protein: MEAHKGDRLLTHGRTVGQHDRVAEIVEVLGDRGTPPFRVRFEDGHEHLLAPGPDTVVEHTGCTAGRDADIT
- a CDS encoding glycoside hydrolase family 10 protein, encoding MRGMARRGFVTGAAGAVAGVVGAAAVAGDAVAGPGRARALPGPAAGRDVVRRELRGVWVATVANTDWPSKPGLSAAAQRDELTALLDRAVARKLNAVILQVRPTADALWPSAYEPWAECLTGTQGKDPGWDPLGTAVREAHDRGLELHAWFNPYRVANHTDPSRLTASHPARRNPGWVLPYGGKLYYNPGLPEVRAFVQDAMLDAVRRYDVDAVHWDDYFYPYPVAGQSFADGDAYEKYGAGFPDRAAWRRDNTDRLVREMSERVKALKPGVRFGVSPFGVWRNADTDPAGSRTRAGVQTYDDLYADTRGWIKKGWLDYVVPQLYWHIGNAAADYAELVPWWSDTVRGTGVDLFIGEALYKCGDPAQPAAWQDPAELSRHIDLAARHDQVRGHAYFSAKSVAADRIGAMDRVVADHYRSRARPPR